A single window of Paenibacillus sp. SYP-B4298 DNA harbors:
- a CDS encoding right-handed parallel beta-helix repeat-containing protein: MEYHVAKTGSDQALGTKNDPFLTISKAATIAIAGDTVIVHEGTYREWVKPKFKGLSDKRRITYRAATGEKVIIKGSEQIQDWQQVKGAIWKTILPNQLFGDFNPYAEEVFGDWLVTIEDKRHLGDVYLNGVSFYEVSCLEQLVDPVEKTEVKDLWTNEIIPLHHPKQTTYVWFAEVNDSCTTIYANFQDADPNKELVEINVRRSCFFPDETGIDYITVRGFEMAHAATPWAPPTADQPGLLGPNWSKGWIIENNIIHDAKCSAISIGKEASTGNNYRSIRKDKPGYQYQLESVFTAERNGWSKETIGSHIIRNNTIYNCGQNAIVGHLGCIFSNIHHNHIFNIAIKREFWGHEIAGIKLHSPIDVQIHHNRIHDCTLGIWLDWQIQGTRISKNLLYRNYRDLFLEVSHGPCIIDHNILTSEYALENVMQGGAYINNLIGGKMIHRKVLNRATQYHLPHSTKVAGFALTYGGDDRFYNNIFIGRIGLEGVGTSHFKDYTVSLEEYIEHVHKLHGDVEEFELVEQPVYINNNAYFNGAEPFQREPEKLVESSFNPNFSIIEQGEEGFLSIELPESFEHMLGNVHSTSTLPRVRIVDAEFENPDGSNVSLDTDFLDRRRTKKSVLGPIVDLQKGKNFIKLW; encoded by the coding sequence ATGGAATATCATGTAGCAAAAACTGGTTCAGATCAGGCCCTAGGTACAAAGAATGATCCGTTCCTTACGATAAGCAAAGCAGCCACTATTGCTATAGCGGGCGATACCGTTATTGTGCATGAAGGTACTTACCGTGAATGGGTAAAACCGAAATTTAAAGGATTAAGTGATAAAAGAAGAATCACATACCGCGCGGCAACAGGTGAAAAAGTAATTATCAAAGGCTCTGAACAGATCCAAGACTGGCAACAGGTTAAAGGAGCTATATGGAAAACGATTCTTCCCAATCAATTATTTGGAGACTTTAATCCATATGCAGAGGAGGTTTTTGGAGACTGGCTAGTTACGATTGAAGACAAGCGGCATTTAGGGGATGTTTATTTGAACGGTGTATCTTTTTACGAAGTTAGTTGCTTGGAGCAGTTGGTAGATCCCGTTGAAAAAACAGAAGTAAAAGATCTGTGGACCAACGAAATCATTCCTCTTCATCATCCAAAGCAGACTACTTATGTTTGGTTTGCAGAAGTGAACGATAGTTGTACAACGATATATGCAAATTTCCAAGACGCTGATCCAAATAAAGAATTGGTTGAAATCAATGTACGAAGATCTTGCTTTTTTCCCGATGAAACAGGAATTGATTATATTACTGTTAGAGGCTTTGAAATGGCGCATGCAGCAACTCCATGGGCGCCCCCAACTGCCGACCAGCCTGGATTGCTTGGTCCCAACTGGAGTAAAGGCTGGATTATCGAAAACAATATCATTCACGATGCCAAATGCAGCGCGATCAGCATCGGCAAAGAAGCTTCTACGGGAAATAACTATCGCTCCATCCGCAAGGATAAGCCTGGCTACCAATACCAGTTAGAGTCCGTCTTTACTGCTGAACGCAACGGCTGGAGCAAGGAAACTATCGGTTCACATATTATTCGTAATAATACGATTTATAATTGCGGTCAAAACGCCATTGTCGGTCACTTGGGCTGTATATTCAGCAATATTCATCATAATCATATTTTTAATATCGCAATAAAAAGAGAGTTTTGGGGGCATGAAATTGCGGGGATCAAGCTTCATTCACCGATTGATGTCCAAATTCACCATAACCGGATTCATGATTGCACATTAGGGATATGGCTGGACTGGCAAATCCAAGGTACACGAATCAGCAAAAATCTATTGTACAGAAATTACCGTGACTTGTTTCTCGAAGTCAGCCATGGCCCTTGTATAATCGATCATAATATTTTGACTTCTGAATATGCGCTCGAAAATGTGATGCAAGGCGGTGCATATATTAACAATCTGATTGGCGGCAAGATGATTCATCGCAAAGTGTTGAATCGTGCGACACAGTATCATCTTCCTCACAGCACGAAGGTTGCCGGATTTGCACTTACTTATGGTGGAGATGACCGCTTCTATAACAATATTTTTATCGGGAGAATTGGATTGGAAGGCGTTGGGACGTCTCACTTCAAAGACTATACTGTATCTTTAGAGGAATACATCGAGCATGTGCATAAACTGCATGGCGATGTTGAAGAATTTGAGCTCGTTGAGCAGCCTGTCTATATTAATAACAACGCCTACTTTAATGGAGCCGAGCCATTTCAACGAGAGCCTGAGAAGCTTGTTGAAAGTAGCTTTAATCCGAACTTCAGTATTATCGAGCAAGGAGAAGAGGGTTTTCTATCCATTGAGCTTCCTGAAAGCTTTGAACATATGTTAGGTAATGTGCATTCGACATCAACATTACCTCGAGTACGTATCGTTGATGCAGAGTTTGAAAATCCGGATGGCAGTAACGTGAGCTTAGATACAGATTTTCTAGATCGGAGAAGAACTAAGAAAAGTGTTTTAGGGCCGATTGTGGATTTGCAGAAAGGAAAGAATTTTATTAAGTTATGGTAA
- a CDS encoding cache domain-containing sensor histidine kinase — protein MRFARVRSQITVYNLFLLLFSMTASGMMYQRISNNFTEEKVGEVSLQTLNAMNSGVEALLESTNNYSKTLATNNFVQQILNSEFTDNDIGILTHKLEIALSEFMLSEPSISSVYLFDNAGRKYAIDTQSSKPIQLDSIEAAEWYADVTSLDGRGIWRKNGGGVFRLNAKEQEFISLIRVVNDINTLKKIGVLIVNITEKELKKSYERSFSENKPDLMIETEHETLLHFTRPELKGYLSSSVLGVPLSGSKIEKVNGHSYMLSSIASAELSWIFTSAQPLGEWKNPYRQFNLVLLIIMLFNFLFLFIGSVWISRLVTTPILHMLRSMKKVALGEFAPVHYEAATDELNQLKERYNSMIMTIEHAMLREKEEQQTIRRLELDILQQQIKPHFLYNTLESAGYLTLSGSSNEAYHLISELATFYRHSLSRGSEVIPLIKEIEIVESYLNIQSIRYPDIFIKEISIAKESENIPIPKLSLQPLVENALYHGIRPMGQCGVIRISSNRHKKSIELVIEDDGIGMTEDRLRQLDDDVFGHKESSFGLQGTLMRLKLYYGAEMSCRIISAPNEGTRIELVIPLQREDDNGTETD, from the coding sequence ATGAGATTTGCGCGTGTTCGTTCTCAAATTACAGTTTACAACTTATTTCTACTTTTATTTTCCATGACTGCAAGCGGTATGATGTACCAGCGGATTAGTAATAACTTCACGGAAGAGAAGGTTGGGGAAGTTTCACTTCAAACGTTAAATGCCATGAATTCTGGTGTTGAAGCATTGCTTGAAAGCACGAACAACTATTCGAAAACGTTAGCGACGAATAATTTCGTTCAGCAAATTTTAAATAGTGAGTTTACTGATAATGACATCGGAATATTAACACATAAGCTGGAAATTGCACTGTCAGAGTTCATGCTTTCGGAGCCTTCCATATCATCTGTTTATTTGTTTGATAATGCAGGACGCAAATATGCCATTGATACTCAATCCTCGAAGCCTATCCAGCTGGATAGTATTGAAGCGGCAGAATGGTATGCAGATGTAACGTCGCTCGATGGCAGAGGAATCTGGCGCAAAAATGGAGGCGGAGTTTTCAGGCTCAACGCAAAGGAACAAGAATTTATTTCCCTTATACGGGTAGTAAACGATATTAATACTCTCAAAAAAATAGGCGTATTGATTGTTAATATTACTGAGAAAGAATTGAAAAAAAGCTATGAGCGATCCTTTAGTGAAAATAAGCCGGATCTCATGATTGAAACGGAGCATGAAACCCTTCTTCATTTCACAAGACCGGAATTGAAAGGCTATCTAAGCTCAAGCGTACTTGGGGTGCCGCTCAGCGGAAGCAAAATAGAAAAAGTAAACGGTCATAGCTATATGCTGTCTTCTATTGCTTCAGCTGAACTTAGCTGGATTTTTACCAGTGCCCAGCCTCTAGGTGAATGGAAGAATCCCTATAGACAATTCAATCTTGTATTGCTCATTATTATGCTATTTAACTTTTTATTTTTATTTATCGGGTCGGTTTGGATTTCCAGACTTGTGACCACACCGATCCTTCATATGCTCCGCTCAATGAAGAAAGTGGCACTTGGTGAATTTGCGCCAGTACACTATGAAGCGGCAACGGATGAGCTCAATCAATTGAAGGAGCGGTATAATAGCATGATTATGACGATTGAGCATGCCATGCTTCGTGAGAAGGAAGAGCAGCAGACGATTCGCAGGCTGGAGCTGGATATTTTGCAGCAACAAATCAAACCGCACTTTTTGTACAACACGCTTGAGTCGGCAGGGTATTTGACTTTGTCTGGAAGCAGTAATGAAGCCTATCACCTCATTTCCGAGCTGGCCACCTTCTATCGGCATAGCTTGAGCAGAGGTAGCGAGGTTATACCGTTAATAAAGGAAATAGAAATCGTTGAAAGCTATTTGAACATTCAAAGCATTAGATATCCCGACATATTTATTAAAGAAATTTCAATAGCTAAGGAGTCCGAAAATATACCGATACCGAAATTATCGCTTCAGCCTCTTGTTGAAAATGCGCTTTATCATGGCATACGACCAATGGGACAGTGTGGAGTCATACGCATAAGTTCCAACAGGCATAAGAAAAGCATTGAATTGGTTATAGAAGACGATGGCATCGGCATGACTGAAGATAGATTGAGACAATTGGACGACGATGTATTCGGGCATAAGGAATCCAGCTTTGGGCTTCAAGGTACCCTCATGCGTCTCAAGCTTTACTATGGAGCAGAGATGAGCTGTCGAATCATTAGTGCGCCTAATGAGGGCACTCGAATAGAACTTGTCATACCGCTTCAGAGGGAGGACGACAATGGAACGGAAACAGATTAA
- a CDS encoding response regulator has product MERKQIKAIIVDDEVNARKIVPIIIDWQLFDFEFVGEASNGSEALDLIEAVSPDVVFTDISMPYMDGLELSRLIRERHPFIKIVVITAHPEFEYAKRSLHMGVQSFILKPLRSDEVKNVAIELRTKIQEEAQRWNEYQHLQLQLKENIAQLKEKFLNDVLAGLCDSDQLCSRFEYFFPKINSSTFTVMVFELNMTLEEGEEQRLLQSLRCRRFIDYAIAEYEGIESFFDNSQRVVLLDREGKHDLALLGEQLTRSLVEKLGCQMSIGVGCMYTEIKQIKTSYKEALEALRYGKLHSGKGIYFFNDDMQLGGRAWEGKTGEIEEILFFIKAGIQDKAVLLLNKLFYDLEQKSELLIERAKLLSAQFVVSLTNAIVGMGMSLEEGRPFDLSLYSKIFGLDEIQDIKQIIVQLVTDVVAQVTRERSKKTNGIMKEMKDFIQKEMHSPEMSLSFVSSKFHMNSSYFSRIFKQDTGISFTDYLLKCRMEKAVKLLNETDWKAYQIAEKVGIKDPFYFSNCFKKFMGVSIQEYKRSGG; this is encoded by the coding sequence ATGGAACGGAAACAGATTAAAGCGATTATCGTAGATGATGAAGTGAACGCTAGAAAGATTGTGCCAATTATTATTGATTGGCAATTGTTCGACTTCGAATTTGTTGGCGAGGCATCAAATGGCAGCGAAGCGCTCGATCTGATTGAAGCGGTTAGTCCGGATGTCGTATTCACAGATATTAGCATGCCTTATATGGATGGATTGGAGCTTAGTCGATTAATCCGCGAGAGGCATCCATTTATAAAAATAGTTGTTATTACAGCGCATCCCGAATTCGAATACGCCAAAAGAAGCCTGCATATGGGTGTTCAATCTTTCATCTTGAAGCCGCTAAGATCCGATGAAGTAAAAAACGTGGCTATTGAGCTGCGAACTAAAATACAAGAAGAAGCACAACGCTGGAACGAATATCAGCATTTGCAGCTTCAACTTAAAGAAAATATAGCACAACTGAAAGAAAAGTTTTTAAATGATGTACTTGCAGGTCTTTGCGATTCTGATCAACTATGCAGCAGGTTTGAATATTTTTTCCCGAAAATTAACAGCAGCACCTTTACTGTTATGGTTTTTGAACTAAACATGACATTAGAGGAAGGAGAAGAACAACGATTGCTGCAATCATTGCGCTGTAGGCGGTTTATTGATTATGCGATAGCTGAGTATGAAGGAATTGAAAGCTTTTTTGACAATAGTCAGCGTGTTGTGTTGTTAGATCGGGAAGGCAAACATGATCTCGCCCTGTTGGGAGAGCAACTGACACGCTCGCTCGTAGAAAAGCTTGGCTGCCAGATGTCAATTGGCGTAGGTTGCATGTATACGGAAATCAAACAGATTAAAACATCCTACAAGGAAGCACTTGAGGCATTAAGATATGGCAAGCTTCATAGCGGCAAAGGCATCTATTTCTTCAACGATGATATGCAGCTCGGAGGCCGAGCTTGGGAAGGAAAAACAGGCGAGATTGAAGAGATATTGTTTTTTATCAAGGCTGGGATTCAGGATAAAGCAGTCTTGTTGCTCAACAAGCTCTTTTATGATTTGGAACAGAAGTCTGAGCTATTAATTGAACGAGCGAAGCTTCTCTCGGCGCAATTCGTCGTCTCACTCACCAATGCGATTGTAGGAATGGGTATGTCTCTTGAAGAGGGACGTCCTTTCGATCTTTCCCTTTATTCGAAAATTTTTGGACTTGATGAGATACAAGACATTAAGCAGATCATTGTGCAGCTTGTTACAGATGTAGTTGCACAGGTTACACGTGAGAGAAGCAAGAAAACAAACGGTATTATGAAGGAAATGAAGGACTTTATCCAAAAAGAGATGCATAGTCCAGAGATGTCTTTATCCTTTGTATCGAGTAAATTTCATATGAATTCCAGCTATTTCAGCCGAATCTTCAAGCAAGATACAGGAATTAGCTTCACCGACTATTTATTAAAGTGCAGAATGGAAAAAGCAGTAAAACTATTAAATGAAACTGATTGGAAAGCCTATCAAATTGCTGAGAAGGTAGGCATCAAAGATCCATTTTATTTTAGTAATTGCTTCAAGAAATTCATGGGTGTTTCCATACAAGAATACAAAAGGAGCGGCGGTTGA
- a CDS encoding RICIN domain-containing protein, with protein sequence MTRKSGKISTALLMVVVMICTTLFTNTATVEAYGPLTMYSPPQDAPSYASLSPRAIQLNYNGVNNGKMYATFEQRSHDLPVFPIYESVDNGESWTQVGAVADTQNGWGMMNCPELFELPQAIGDMPAGTLIIAGNSVPSDYAATKMELYKSNDLGRTWSYVSTIGTGGRNEMGYDPIWEPFFLVHDNKLIVYYSDERDPAHAQKLVHQTSIDGVNWDAVVDDVAFADFGLRPGMPTVARMGNGNYAMTYEMPTLPGAPNYLKITSDPENWNPSDPGVIVGYGGSPYITALGDGRLALNNGGNKEVFINSSRVDESGSWIPYNPPVEAGYNRQLLPLSNGRLFIPQSGFFDPNNKNSINYGDMSVGYFKLVNVKSGKVLGVYEGGINEGDQLVQWSSGSNSLDQYWLIANAEAGYSADSYKTIVNAKSAKSIGIAANGENAEIRADSSSIDQHWTLEAVGDHYKIVNRKSGKILAVAQGSMTNGAQVIQWDYTGSADQHWQLVPDEGHITVDSYRLFNVKSGKALGIWEGSTTDGGRSVQWTSSNMSYDQNWFIHETAEGFTKLVNANSRKFLAVKDGSVSAGAHIAQWSDADSMEQQWMLEAVGDHYKIVNRKSGMILAVEQGSMADGAQVIQWNYTGSDDQHWNIEANIDVMFENSVADVQLDKSALTLKAGETETLVATVTPTDATNKMVKFTSDSGTVSLSSPVYNADTGETSVVITGISKGSAVITATTTDGGYRAQSTVIVTNLSGHYGPATMYTPPADAGTYGVLSPRTIQLKHNSEHNGKMYTTFEEVSNGQHKPTFPVFESTNNGATWTKVGEVEDTNNEWGMLNCPQIFEMPQTIGSLEKGTLIIIGNSVPDDRSQTSMDMYKSTDLGRTWEYVSTVDIGGTHWINGDPIWEPWMVVANDQLIVYYSDERDPAHSQKLVHRTTRDGVNWGPIVEDIVMPEQKMRPGMPIVAQLENGNYMMTYEVVGLPGVPNFYKINDNPEIGWNDLPSYDVIGGGSAYFIVLDDGRIVVNSYGSGDIFINSKNDGTGEWLSMGTPIGGAYNRGILQLNDGSLFILNGGGFVAPKHNSISYANMWIPSTDDAFKLVNVKTGKALAISNGDTKNGANAIQWTAGEALDQLWQSVELSNGYSTLVNVKTGKALGVWDGSQADGARIVQWNDTGSNDQQWTLEAVNNHYRIVNRNSGKLLAVSQGSAADGASIIQTTDSGADDQLWMLIPFSAPSGEIEVEKVEFDIPSLTLKVGETNTLQATVSPVDATNKTVRFTSSNEHVSLSEARYDAETGRTSVTVTGVSAGNATITAITADGGYTTTSQMKVTSKSAPPAMSTSTPEEKPSVSEGSNIVKDGSITVKAQSTDGGTMQVEVALSDLLKAAKSIRDGQLHVNVTTDSEQELSSINVKLPVQPIIEAGTEINEIIVDTGIVKVTISTDPTSGPLSSGSQQLELNVTAINPAQLSDEAKNAAKHSLVYDLSLLIDGLDVSNFKEQHAVVVELPYRLQPGEQPHEIVIYSINDEGEAEVIRNATYNEKTGKVTFSPNHFGQYVAANGHVAFTDLERVAWAKESIEALAARGVILGTGDGLFQPQRQVTRAEFIKMLMNVADLIEDEMSSSFTDVQQGAWYDNAVATAQKLKIVNGKSDGRFGIDDPITREDMAVMVFKVAAMLNVELAMKESDTPFTDHISISNYALDAVTVMQHNGLINGVGNGKFAPKANLDRAQAATIIYRLFQLLP encoded by the coding sequence ATGACAAGAAAGTCTGGAAAAATTTCCACAGCATTGCTTATGGTTGTGGTGATGATCTGCACTACGCTATTTACCAATACAGCTACAGTAGAAGCTTACGGGCCGTTAACGATGTACTCTCCCCCACAGGATGCCCCATCGTATGCCAGCCTATCACCGAGAGCGATCCAGCTTAATTATAACGGTGTTAATAATGGCAAGATGTATGCAACATTCGAACAAAGATCGCATGATTTACCTGTTTTCCCAATCTATGAAAGCGTCGACAATGGAGAATCTTGGACACAAGTTGGTGCAGTAGCGGACACTCAAAATGGTTGGGGGATGATGAACTGTCCAGAGCTGTTCGAGCTGCCTCAAGCGATTGGAGATATGCCAGCAGGCACACTAATTATCGCTGGAAATTCGGTTCCGAGCGATTATGCAGCAACAAAGATGGAACTGTACAAAAGCAATGACCTGGGACGGACTTGGAGCTATGTGAGCACAATCGGTACAGGTGGTCGCAATGAGATGGGATATGATCCGATCTGGGAGCCCTTCTTCCTCGTACATGACAATAAGCTAATTGTTTATTATTCTGATGAGCGCGATCCTGCACATGCACAGAAATTAGTGCATCAAACATCGATAGACGGTGTGAACTGGGACGCTGTAGTTGACGATGTTGCGTTTGCAGACTTTGGCTTGCGCCCAGGAATGCCGACTGTAGCGAGGATGGGCAATGGCAACTACGCTATGACTTATGAAATGCCCACCCTTCCAGGAGCACCTAATTACTTGAAGATTACTTCAGATCCAGAAAACTGGAACCCATCTGACCCCGGAGTTATCGTTGGTTACGGTGGCAGCCCATATATTACGGCATTGGGAGATGGACGACTGGCTTTAAATAATGGTGGAAATAAAGAAGTGTTTATAAATTCTTCGCGAGTAGATGAATCTGGAAGCTGGATTCCTTATAATCCGCCGGTAGAAGCAGGATATAATCGTCAGCTCCTCCCTCTTAGCAACGGGCGTTTGTTTATCCCCCAATCTGGATTCTTTGATCCGAATAACAAAAACTCTATAAATTACGGGGATATGTCTGTAGGATATTTTAAGCTAGTTAACGTTAAGAGTGGCAAAGTGTTGGGGGTATATGAAGGCGGTATTAATGAAGGTGACCAGCTTGTACAGTGGAGCAGCGGAAGCAACTCATTGGATCAATACTGGCTGATTGCCAATGCTGAAGCAGGTTACTCTGCTGATAGCTATAAAACGATTGTGAATGCAAAGAGTGCAAAATCAATCGGAATAGCTGCCAACGGGGAAAATGCAGAGATAAGGGCTGACAGCAGCTCCATTGATCAGCATTGGACGTTAGAAGCAGTGGGTGATCATTACAAAATTGTGAATCGCAAAAGTGGAAAAATTTTGGCAGTAGCCCAAGGATCAATGACAAACGGTGCACAGGTAATCCAGTGGGATTATACGGGATCAGCCGATCAGCATTGGCAGCTCGTTCCGGACGAAGGACATATTACAGTAGATAGTTATAGGTTGTTTAATGTTAAGAGCGGAAAAGCATTAGGAATATGGGAAGGCTCAACAACTGATGGAGGTAGATCTGTTCAATGGACTAGCAGCAACATGTCCTATGACCAGAATTGGTTTATACACGAAACGGCTGAAGGCTTTACAAAGCTCGTTAACGCTAATAGTCGTAAGTTTCTTGCAGTTAAAGACGGTTCTGTTTCAGCAGGTGCTCACATCGCGCAATGGTCTGATGCAGATTCGATGGAGCAACAATGGATGTTAGAAGCAGTGGGCGATCATTATAAGATTGTAAATCGCAAGAGTGGAATGATTTTGGCAGTAGAACAGGGCTCAATGGCAGATGGTGCACAAGTAATCCAGTGGAATTACACGGGATCAGATGATCAGCATTGGAATATTGAAGCCAATATTGATGTCATGTTTGAAAATTCTGTAGCAGATGTACAACTGGACAAGTCTGCATTGACACTGAAAGCTGGAGAAACAGAGACATTAGTGGCAACAGTCACTCCAACTGATGCTACGAACAAAATGGTCAAATTCACGTCAGACAGTGGAACTGTATCGTTATCTAGTCCAGTGTACAATGCAGATACCGGAGAAACCAGTGTCGTCATTACTGGCATATCCAAGGGAAGTGCAGTGATCACTGCAACAACAACTGACGGTGGCTATCGTGCACAAAGTACAGTCATCGTGACAAATTTAAGCGGTCATTATGGGCCGGCAACTATGTATACCCCTCCGGCTGATGCTGGTACTTACGGTGTGTTATCGCCGAGAACGATCCAGCTTAAACATAATAGTGAACATAATGGGAAGATGTATACGACCTTTGAAGAAGTATCAAACGGACAGCATAAGCCAACCTTCCCGGTATTCGAAAGCACTAATAATGGTGCGACATGGACAAAGGTTGGAGAAGTTGAAGATACTAACAACGAATGGGGAATGCTCAACTGCCCGCAAATATTTGAAATGCCTCAAACGATTGGAAGCTTGGAAAAAGGCACTTTAATTATTATCGGTAATTCCGTTCCAGACGACAGATCTCAAACGAGTATGGATATGTACAAAAGTACGGATCTAGGCAGGACGTGGGAATATGTCAGTACGGTTGACATCGGCGGTACCCATTGGATCAATGGCGACCCGATCTGGGAGCCGTGGATGGTAGTTGCAAATGACCAATTAATTGTTTACTACTCAGACGAGCGTGATCCTGCCCATTCTCAGAAGTTAGTTCATCGGACTACTAGAGATGGAGTAAATTGGGGCCCTATTGTAGAGGATATCGTTATGCCAGAACAGAAAATGCGTCCCGGTATGCCTATTGTAGCCCAGCTAGAGAACGGAAATTACATGATGACATACGAGGTTGTTGGTCTTCCAGGTGTTCCGAATTTTTATAAAATCAATGACAATCCTGAAATTGGCTGGAATGATCTTCCGAGTTATGATGTTATTGGTGGTGGCAGCGCATACTTTATTGTACTGGATGACGGTAGAATTGTAGTGAACTCATATGGCAGTGGCGATATTTTTATTAATTCAAAAAATGACGGCACTGGTGAATGGCTGTCTATGGGAACTCCAATCGGAGGAGCATATAACCGCGGCATTCTTCAGTTGAATGATGGTAGTCTATTTATACTTAATGGCGGAGGCTTCGTCGCTCCAAAGCATAATTCCATCTCTTATGCCAATATGTGGATTCCTTCAACCGATGATGCCTTTAAATTGGTAAATGTAAAAACTGGAAAGGCTTTAGCGATAAGCAATGGGGACACGAAAAACGGTGCTAATGCAATTCAATGGACAGCTGGTGAGGCGCTTGATCAACTATGGCAAAGTGTAGAGCTCTCTAACGGATATTCAACGCTTGTCAATGTGAAAACAGGTAAAGCGCTAGGTGTATGGGATGGCTCACAAGCTGACGGTGCAAGAATTGTACAATGGAATGATACAGGATCGAATGACCAGCAATGGACTTTAGAAGCAGTAAACAATCATTACAGAATCGTAAATCGCAATAGCGGGAAACTCCTTGCAGTTAGTCAAGGCTCAGCAGCAGATGGCGCTAGCATTATACAAACAACGGATAGCGGAGCGGATGATCAGCTCTGGATGCTCATTCCGTTCTCTGCCCCAAGCGGAGAGATAGAAGTTGAAAAAGTAGAGTTCGACATTCCCTCATTAACACTGAAGGTCGGAGAAACGAATACATTGCAAGCAACTGTGAGCCCAGTTGATGCTACGAATAAAACCGTTCGTTTCACTTCCAGCAATGAACATGTATCGCTTTCAGAGGCTAGATACGATGCAGAAACAGGTCGCACTAGCGTAACTGTCACTGGCGTATCGGCGGGCAACGCCACGATTACGGCTATTACAGCAGATGGCGGCTATACCACGACAAGTCAAATGAAAGTTACTTCTAAATCAGCACCGCCAGCAATGAGCACGTCTACTCCTGAAGAAAAGCCGAGCGTTTCTGAAGGAAGCAACATCGTCAAAGATGGCAGCATTACGGTTAAAGCTCAAAGTACTGATGGTGGAACGATGCAAGTCGAAGTTGCTTTATCCGATCTCTTAAAGGCTGCTAAGTCCATTCGCGACGGGCAGTTGCATGTTAATGTAACTACAGATAGCGAACAGGAATTGAGTAGCATCAACGTCAAGCTTCCCGTGCAGCCAATTATTGAGGCAGGTACAGAGATCAACGAAATTATTGTGGATACTGGCATAGTGAAAGTAACCATTTCCACTGATCCGACCAGCGGACCACTTAGCTCCGGTTCACAGCAGCTTGAGTTAAATGTAACAGCCATAAATCCGGCGCAGCTTTCTGATGAGGCGAAAAATGCTGCAAAGCATTCCCTTGTGTATGATTTATCGCTTTTAATTGATGGGCTAGACGTCTCTAATTTCAAAGAGCAGCATGCCGTAGTCGTTGAACTGCCTTACAGATTGCAGCCAGGAGAGCAACCGCATGAAATTGTCATTTACTCTATTAATGACGAAGGAGAAGCGGAAGTAATTCGTAATGCAACATACAATGAAAAGACTGGAAAGGTGACATTTTCTCCGAATCACTTCGGTCAATACGTCGCAGCCAACGGTCATGTAGCCTTCACTGATCTTGAACGCGTGGCGTGGGCGAAGGAAAGCATCGAAGCTCTGGCAGCAAGAGGGGTTATCCTTGGAACTGGTGATGGCTTGTTCCAACCGCAACGTCAAGTAACAAGAGCTGAATTTATCAAAATGTTGATGAATGTGGCAGATTTGATCGAAGATGAAATGTCGAGCAGTTTTACAGATGTGCAGCAAGGAGCATGGTATGACAATGCTGTTGCAACGGCTCAGAAACTGAAAATTGTAAATGGAAAAAGTGACGGAAGATTCGGCATTGACGATCCGATCACACGTGAGGATATGGCTGTGATGGTGTTTAAGGTTGCTGCGATGCTCAATGTTGAACTGGCTATGAAAGAGTCAGATACACCATTTACCGATCATATCTCCATTTCTAATTATGCGTTGGATGCCGTAACGGTCATGCAGCACAATGGGCTCATCAATGGAGTTGGCAATGGCAAGTTTGCCCCTAAAGCCAATCTCGATCGTGCACAGGCAGCTACGATCATTTACAGACTGTTTCAGCTTCTTCCTTAA